A single genomic interval of Stieleria maiorica harbors:
- a CDS encoding PVC-type heme-binding CxxCH protein, giving the protein MPIRSTGFVALFLVIAAINVGIRVDAAEPVLTDDRLQLTLFAEDPEIMTPIGMAIDDRDRVFVIESHTHNPPSGYTGPDSDRIKIFVDRDDDGRADTVSVFADGIHQAMNLAFSPDGELYVVCAREVLRLVDEDRDGVCDRKDRVLQLVTEQRYAHNSLLSITFDRDGWMYVGRGNTGSDAYRLVGRDDSYVAGYGDGGNVIRCRPDGTRLSEFATGFWNPFDLKFDAHGRLLLVDNDPDARGPNRLLQVVRGGDYGYKSMFGGAGTHPFQGWDGTLPGTLPYIAGTGEAPSGLIDCRRSALPKDYQHSVLATIWNENSIERFELDPDSATLTGKSVFLSGDQDFRPVALDCDRHGNLFLTDWVLVDYPNHGRGRIWRVTVKPGTESIQPRDSFADYQLSDQQKQIGKVESMEGAAIVEQLSLGNFADPIVRHAAVMRLSAEGMSDAREACLGGDASLRMVGLLASKRANLKNTTLIRRLLADPAPEIRQAALMWAGESMELSLAADISSALRVQPVTPVVLETYLAATELLTPEFIRAYNDPAPGKANKLPRSLDRNVIVRLAKDTSLAAEVRSLAISRFDSQLGHDQLQTLVGFLQGNSDPLRIAAMDVMAQLGIADQSKDELIALAKDPHCSVAVRTHALAAIGSVQGLDSETLNALTQDTSPQVATQARRTLRAFQPTVADNPERPRSRDDWHAALAGGGDALLGRHVFHSPRVGCVKCHWTNGRGETLGPGLAGVARSKTRSQIIDAILAPSAEFPPQYQAWMVLADDGVVHRGLQLDHKAGGAIVLTTENGDNRYFKGEEVEAYQALPTSLMPDGLEQLMSVDELRDLIAYLMTLDA; this is encoded by the coding sequence TTGCCAATTCGATCCACCGGATTCGTCGCATTATTTCTGGTCATTGCGGCGATCAACGTTGGTATACGAGTGGATGCGGCCGAACCGGTCCTGACCGATGACCGGCTTCAGTTGACCCTGTTCGCCGAAGATCCCGAGATCATGACGCCGATCGGAATGGCGATCGACGATCGAGATCGCGTGTTCGTCATCGAATCGCACACGCACAACCCGCCCAGCGGATACACCGGTCCCGACAGCGACCGGATCAAGATCTTCGTCGATCGAGACGATGACGGGCGCGCGGACACGGTCAGCGTGTTTGCCGATGGCATCCACCAGGCAATGAATCTGGCGTTTTCGCCCGATGGGGAACTGTACGTCGTCTGTGCCCGCGAAGTGTTGCGCTTGGTCGACGAGGATCGCGACGGCGTTTGTGACCGCAAGGATCGGGTGCTGCAATTGGTCACCGAACAGCGTTACGCGCACAACAGTTTGCTTTCGATCACGTTTGATCGCGATGGTTGGATGTACGTCGGACGTGGAAACACCGGCTCGGATGCGTATCGGTTGGTCGGCCGTGATGATTCGTACGTCGCGGGGTACGGCGACGGCGGCAATGTGATTCGATGTCGGCCCGACGGAACGCGGCTCAGTGAGTTTGCCACGGGCTTTTGGAATCCGTTCGACTTGAAATTCGATGCCCACGGCCGATTGCTGTTGGTCGACAACGACCCCGACGCCCGCGGCCCAAACCGGTTATTGCAAGTCGTCCGCGGCGGTGATTACGGGTACAAGTCGATGTTCGGTGGAGCGGGGACGCATCCGTTCCAAGGCTGGGACGGAACCTTGCCGGGGACGTTGCCCTACATTGCCGGCACCGGCGAAGCGCCATCAGGGCTGATCGATTGCCGGCGCAGCGCTCTGCCGAAAGATTACCAACACAGCGTCTTGGCGACGATCTGGAATGAGAACTCGATCGAGCGATTTGAGTTGGATCCAGACTCGGCAACGCTGACCGGCAAGTCGGTCTTCCTGAGCGGCGATCAAGACTTTCGTCCCGTCGCATTGGATTGTGATCGCCACGGAAACCTGTTCCTCACCGATTGGGTGCTGGTCGATTATCCCAATCACGGACGCGGCCGGATCTGGCGCGTCACCGTCAAACCGGGGACCGAGTCGATCCAGCCGCGCGACTCCTTTGCCGACTACCAACTGTCTGACCAGCAGAAGCAGATTGGTAAAGTCGAATCGATGGAGGGCGCGGCGATCGTGGAGCAGTTGTCATTGGGGAATTTCGCCGATCCGATCGTTCGACACGCCGCCGTGATGCGACTGTCCGCCGAAGGGATGTCGGACGCCCGCGAAGCGTGTCTCGGCGGCGACGCTTCGTTGCGCATGGTCGGGCTGTTGGCAAGCAAACGCGCAAATCTCAAGAACACCACTCTGATTCGGAGATTACTTGCCGATCCCGCCCCCGAGATTCGTCAGGCTGCGTTGATGTGGGCCGGTGAGTCGATGGAGTTATCGTTGGCCGCTGACATCAGCAGCGCACTGAGGGTGCAACCGGTGACGCCGGTCGTGTTGGAAACCTATCTGGCCGCGACCGAATTATTGACACCCGAGTTTATCCGGGCCTACAACGATCCCGCACCAGGAAAGGCGAACAAGTTGCCACGGAGTCTGGACCGGAATGTGATCGTTCGTCTTGCCAAGGACACTTCGCTTGCGGCGGAAGTCAGGAGCCTGGCCATCAGCCGTTTTGATTCGCAACTCGGACACGACCAGTTGCAAACACTGGTGGGATTCTTGCAGGGAAACTCAGATCCGCTAAGAATCGCCGCGATGGACGTGATGGCACAGTTGGGGATCGCCGACCAGAGCAAGGATGAATTGATTGCATTGGCCAAAGACCCTCACTGTTCCGTTGCCGTACGAACCCATGCATTGGCGGCGATTGGATCTGTCCAGGGGCTGGATTCGGAAACGCTGAACGCGCTGACGCAGGATACTTCACCCCAAGTCGCCACGCAGGCTCGTCGAACCTTGCGAGCGTTTCAGCCGACCGTCGCCGACAACCCGGAGCGTCCCAGATCTCGGGACGATTGGCACGCTGCCTTGGCCGGCGGCGGCGACGCCCTGCTCGGCCGACACGTCTTTCACAGTCCGCGTGTGGGTTGTGTGAAGTGTCACTGGACGAATGGGCGTGGCGAGACGCTCGGACCGGGGCTTGCCGGCGTCGCGCGCTCGAAAACTCGATCACAAATCATCGATGCGATTTTGGCCCCCTCGGCCGAGTTTCCGCCGCAGTACCAAGCCTGGATGGTGCTCGCCGACGACGGCGTCGTTCACCGCGGATTGCAACTGGATCACAAAGCCGGCGGAGCGATCGTGTTGACCACCGAAAACGGCGACAATCGCTATTTCAAGGGCGAGGAAGTCGAAGCGTATCAGGCATTGCCGACGTCGCTGATGCCCGACGGGCTGGAGCAACTGATGTCGGTCGACGAGCTTCGCGACTTGATCGCCTACTTGATGACGCTGGATGCTTAG